The following proteins come from a genomic window of Pirellula staleyi DSM 6068:
- a CDS encoding serine hydrolase domain-containing protein — protein MQRRTFVKSFVGAMAMTPLVTFFPANLSLASELGRKKLQRAIDVLDQATASKQVESAVLYVQQRDAVVSQSFGKAASADAMFLLGSITKPINIAAVMKQFDEGKFALTDRVKKYLPKFTGDGRDEVTIGHLLTHTSGLPDQVADNAELRKNHAPLGEFAEHAMREPLGFAAGSQYGYSSMGILLATRIAEIVSGADILTLVAETVLQPLEMKHSVQGLGAFEIGSLVRCQMDGAAPESGGGDPTSKEWDWNSAYWRKLGAPWGGLHASAPDIGRFLAEFLYQQGKVVKPATALRMTTNQNPRGLTPRGLGFDVGPLSGSKGCSENTFGHTGSTGTLCWADPASETICVVLTSLPRRAVQPHPRELAADQVALATET, from the coding sequence ATGCAACGCCGCACGTTTGTAAAAAGTTTCGTGGGCGCGATGGCGATGACACCTCTGGTCACGTTTTTCCCAGCGAATTTGTCGCTCGCGAGCGAACTAGGCCGCAAAAAATTGCAGCGTGCGATCGATGTGCTCGACCAGGCGACAGCATCGAAGCAGGTCGAGTCCGCGGTGCTCTATGTTCAGCAGCGCGACGCTGTGGTGTCGCAGTCGTTTGGAAAAGCAGCCTCGGCCGATGCCATGTTTCTACTCGGATCGATCACCAAGCCGATCAATATTGCGGCGGTGATGAAGCAGTTCGATGAAGGAAAATTTGCCCTCACCGATCGCGTGAAAAAGTACCTGCCCAAGTTCACCGGTGATGGCCGCGACGAGGTCACGATTGGTCACTTGCTCACCCACACTTCAGGGCTTCCCGACCAAGTTGCTGACAATGCAGAGCTGCGAAAAAACCACGCGCCGCTAGGGGAATTTGCCGAACATGCGATGCGTGAGCCGCTCGGTTTTGCTGCCGGTTCACAGTATGGCTATTCGAGCATGGGGATACTTCTAGCCACACGCATCGCCGAGATTGTGAGTGGCGCCGATATCCTCACACTGGTCGCCGAAACGGTGCTGCAGCCACTCGAAATGAAGCACTCGGTGCAAGGACTCGGCGCGTTCGAAATCGGCTCACTGGTGCGCTGTCAAATGGATGGCGCAGCACCGGAATCGGGTGGTGGCGATCCGACCTCGAAGGAGTGGGACTGGAACAGCGCGTACTGGCGCAAGTTAGGCGCGCCCTGGGGTGGGCTACATGCTTCAGCACCTGACATCGGTCGCTTCCTCGCCGAATTTCTTTACCAGCAAGGGAAGGTGGTTAAGCCGGCCACTGCCTTGCGTATGACGACCAATCAAAACCCCAGGGGGCTCACCCCGCGCGGACTCGGTTTCGACGTCGGTCCCCTCTCCGGAAGCAAAGGGTGCAGCGAGAATACGTTCGGACATACCGGCTCGACCGGAACTCTCTGCTGGGCCGATCCCGCGAGCGAAACGATTTGCGTCGTGCTGACCTCGCTGCCGCGCCGTGCTGTGCAGCCGCACCCGCGCGAACTAGCGGCCGACCAAGTCGCACTTGCAACCGAAACTTAG
- a CDS encoding SgcJ/EcaC family oxidoreductase: protein MTLNSAFCRSLLLLVLCAPTLQAADAPAKEAAAADLALIRAESKAFVDTFNAKDAAGVANCWTPEGEFIDDSGRRFVGRDQIAKFYAAGFVANPDTKIRLAIDSLRLLSDTTAIEEGRSIIDPHPAGAPGHSKYVAIHVKLDGKWKMASVRDTWVAIASNHEKVADLEWLIGSWTAEHGGATMESTCRWIAGKSFVERRYSTTLADGTVTSGVQIIGWNGAIEKVQSWNFTSDGGHAVGTWTATENGWIAELQGMAGNGTPTTAVNTLARLDDNAYMWQSTNRTVAGNPIPDTEEIVLKRNKGAK, encoded by the coding sequence GTGACTTTAAATTCTGCGTTCTGTCGTAGTCTGCTGTTGCTTGTATTGTGTGCTCCCACTTTGCAGGCGGCCGATGCCCCTGCGAAGGAAGCTGCTGCCGCCGATCTGGCCTTGATTCGCGCGGAATCCAAAGCCTTTGTCGACACCTTCAATGCCAAGGATGCCGCCGGGGTCGCCAACTGCTGGACCCCCGAGGGTGAGTTCATCGACGACTCTGGACGACGCTTTGTCGGACGCGATCAAATCGCCAAATTCTATGCCGCTGGGTTCGTCGCCAATCCCGACACCAAGATTCGTTTGGCGATCGACTCGCTGCGACTCCTCAGCGATACGACCGCGATTGAAGAAGGGCGCTCGATCATCGACCCGCACCCCGCTGGTGCTCCTGGTCATAGCAAATACGTGGCGATTCACGTGAAGCTCGACGGCAAATGGAAGATGGCTTCGGTCCGCGATACCTGGGTCGCCATCGCTTCGAATCACGAAAAAGTAGCCGACCTCGAGTGGCTCATCGGATCGTGGACCGCCGAACATGGTGGCGCGACGATGGAGTCGACCTGCCGTTGGATTGCTGGCAAAAGTTTTGTCGAACGTCGCTACTCCACCACGCTCGCCGATGGAACGGTCACCAGTGGTGTGCAGATCATTGGCTGGAACGGCGCGATCGAAAAAGTGCAGTCGTGGAACTTCACCAGCGATGGTGGACATGCCGTGGGAACTTGGACCGCGACGGAAAACGGCTGGATTGCCGAACTGCAAGGGATGGCCGGGAATGGAACACCAACGACAGCCGTGAATACGCTCGCGCGACTCGACGACAACGCCTACATGTGGCAGTCGACCAATCGCACGGTGGCTGGCAATCCGATTCCTGACACGGAAGAGATCGTCCTCAAGCGCAACAAGGGTGCCAAGTAG
- a CDS encoding DUF2271 domain-containing protein, translating to MFYLRFVLAIALWIPAITLTADDLPQTFTYQHEHVLGTSLEIQVQATSELEATAAESRILREISRLEKIFSTYDSESEISRWQRTKKQPTLVSPELREMLTQSDRWIKLSGGAFQPGVEAIGRVWSAAAKRDELPSAEALAAATTLANQKHWSIRASDNTITRLTDCPLTLNAIAKGMIVERACEAALAEKSIRGLIVNLGGDLRVCGDSIREVAIADPRNDAENAAPLTRIYVANRAVATSGDYRRGYTIAGRHYSHILDPRTGKPNDEVISATIVARSSHEADALATICNVLPAAEGLALIESLAGVDCLLVTKEGKQYTSQHWSELTSPRLFRFSATPFQVAFAADEPAEEAKKAEPELLELLVKFELSRPAGSQYRRPYVAIWLEDEDEFPVRTAVLWMLTKQPGPRWHRDLLRWYRNDGVRKLADETALIGTISASTRGPGEYKAIFDGLDDAGQPLKPGKYTLFIEVAREHGTYQLIRHPLTLGKDPLELTELKGNVEVKSASVEYRSRETDGEQK from the coding sequence ATGTTTTACCTGCGTTTCGTGCTGGCGATCGCGCTCTGGATTCCTGCGATCACACTCACCGCCGATGATCTTCCGCAGACGTTCACTTATCAGCACGAACATGTGCTAGGCACTTCGCTGGAAATTCAGGTGCAGGCAACAAGTGAGTTGGAAGCGACAGCCGCTGAGTCGCGCATTCTGCGCGAGATCAGCCGACTGGAGAAAATTTTTAGTACTTACGATTCCGAAAGTGAGATCAGCCGCTGGCAACGTACGAAGAAACAGCCGACCTTGGTTTCGCCCGAACTTCGCGAAATGCTGACGCAGAGCGATCGCTGGATAAAGCTCAGCGGCGGCGCTTTCCAGCCTGGAGTCGAGGCAATTGGGCGTGTTTGGTCCGCTGCTGCCAAGCGAGACGAACTCCCTTCGGCCGAAGCACTCGCAGCAGCCACCACACTGGCTAATCAAAAGCACTGGAGCATTCGCGCCAGTGACAACACCATTACCCGGCTCACCGATTGTCCTCTCACGCTCAATGCGATTGCCAAAGGAATGATTGTGGAGCGGGCGTGCGAAGCTGCTCTCGCCGAGAAGTCGATCCGTGGTTTGATCGTGAATCTCGGGGGTGATCTGCGGGTGTGTGGCGACTCGATACGCGAGGTTGCGATTGCCGACCCTCGCAACGATGCCGAGAATGCCGCTCCTCTGACGCGGATCTATGTGGCCAATCGAGCAGTGGCGACCAGTGGTGATTATCGCCGTGGGTATACGATTGCAGGTCGTCACTATTCGCATATTCTCGATCCACGTACCGGTAAGCCCAACGACGAAGTGATTAGCGCGACGATCGTTGCCCGGTCATCGCACGAAGCGGATGCTTTGGCGACGATCTGCAATGTGCTTCCCGCTGCTGAAGGACTCGCCCTCATTGAATCGCTTGCAGGAGTCGATTGTTTGCTCGTCACCAAAGAAGGTAAGCAATACACAAGCCAGCACTGGAGCGAACTCACCAGTCCTCGTTTGTTTCGGTTCAGCGCCACCCCGTTCCAAGTCGCTTTTGCCGCCGATGAACCTGCCGAAGAAGCGAAGAAAGCGGAACCTGAACTACTCGAGTTGCTCGTAAAGTTTGAACTCAGCCGACCTGCTGGATCGCAGTACCGCCGTCCGTATGTCGCCATTTGGCTCGAAGATGAAGATGAGTTTCCTGTCCGGACCGCTGTGCTGTGGATGCTCACCAAACAACCTGGTCCGCGCTGGCATCGCGACCTACTGCGCTGGTATCGTAACGATGGCGTTCGGAAGTTGGCCGACGAAACTGCTCTGATTGGCACCATCTCGGCATCGACCCGAGGGCCTGGCGAGTACAAGGCGATCTTCGATGGACTCGACGATGCTGGCCAGCCCCTTAAGCCGGGCAAGTACACGTTGTTCATCGAAGTGGCTCGCGAGCATGGCACCTATCAGCTCATTCGTCATCCGCTAACACTCGGGAAAGACCCGCTGGAACTAACCGAACTCAAGGGGAACGTTGAAGTGAAATCGGCCAGTGTGGAGTATCGTTCTCGAGAGACCGACGGCGAACAGAAGTGA
- a CDS encoding alpha/beta hydrolase-fold protein → MQHKTRIARAAARLLLSLGCLVMTCAFASAADEVAPATSKIENGNVVIGPDYHVAADLTDQGNPKGKSFQFTMRLADSKIFPGTDKTLDPKKDVRVERKIFVYVPAAYQDGAKAPILVTMDGPSNLNLVRNALDNLTISKDPSRKLPALIVISVENGGNDGKGSERGLEYDTMSDRFARFINDEVLPAVLANKEIRAAYPKIAFTEDPWGKGVMGCSSGGAAALTMGWFRHDLFRRLITYSGTFVDQQDDDAPEEAEYPLGAWEYHSGKKLIETSEKKPLRIFTHVSEHDNRAKDPEETYHNWVMANERTAAALKAKGYDYRYVFSRESRHCDGKVFQQTLADTLVWMWQDYKPSEK, encoded by the coding sequence ATGCAGCATAAAACTCGAATCGCCCGCGCGGCAGCTCGTCTACTTCTGTCGCTCGGATGCTTGGTGATGACATGTGCATTTGCCAGCGCGGCTGATGAAGTCGCTCCTGCAACAAGCAAAATTGAAAATGGAAATGTGGTGATCGGCCCCGACTATCATGTCGCTGCTGATCTGACGGACCAAGGGAATCCGAAGGGGAAGTCGTTCCAATTCACAATGCGTCTGGCCGATAGCAAAATCTTTCCAGGAACCGATAAGACGCTCGATCCGAAAAAGGATGTGCGCGTCGAGCGAAAGATTTTCGTCTATGTGCCAGCCGCCTATCAGGATGGAGCCAAGGCTCCGATTTTGGTGACGATGGATGGCCCAAGCAATCTGAATCTGGTGCGCAATGCGCTCGACAATCTCACGATCTCCAAAGACCCTAGTCGCAAGCTTCCAGCACTGATTGTGATCAGCGTGGAAAATGGTGGTAACGATGGTAAAGGTAGTGAGCGGGGACTGGAGTACGACACGATGTCGGACCGCTTTGCTCGTTTCATTAACGACGAAGTGCTCCCTGCGGTTCTAGCCAACAAGGAGATTCGAGCCGCTTATCCGAAAATTGCTTTCACCGAAGATCCTTGGGGCAAAGGTGTCATGGGATGTAGTTCAGGTGGAGCCGCAGCACTAACCATGGGTTGGTTTCGACACGATTTGTTTCGTCGACTGATTACTTACTCCGGAACGTTTGTGGATCAGCAGGATGACGATGCTCCCGAAGAGGCTGAGTATCCACTCGGCGCTTGGGAATATCACTCCGGAAAAAAGTTGATCGAAACGAGCGAGAAAAAGCCGCTGCGAATCTTCACGCATGTTTCCGAGCACGACAATCGCGCCAAGGACCCCGAAGAGACCTATCACAACTGGGTGATGGCGAATGAACGAACCGCTGCGGCTCTCAAAGCCAAGGGGTACGACTATCGCTATGTCTTCAGCCGCGAGTCGCGTCACTGCGATGGCAAGGTGTTTCAGCAAACGCTGGCCGACACCCTCGTTTGGATGTGGCAAGACTACAAACCGAGCGAGAAATAG
- a CDS encoding Gfo/Idh/MocA family oxidoreductase, with amino-acid sequence MSSRKLSSRRHFLAATAAIAAAPYFFTAAHIKADDKPAASDRLTVGFIGMGMQSRGHLQWALNHPQTEVVAICDVHDLRMQDAVDKATKHNAEKNKSGSATPVAAYRDFRKLLERDDIDAVVISTPDHWHAIPAILAARSKKHIYCEKPLSLTIAESRAMVTAARENKVVFQTGSQQRTEFGGHFRKAVEYIRSGRIGKVKTVRIGVGAAAKPCDLPEEPTPAGVDWDMWNGPSPARGFNQILCPLDIHRHFPAFRNYKEYAGGMLADMGAHHFDIAQWALNKDDTGPVEIHPPEQGDTGLRFVYADGVEMFHGGPSGCTFEGTEGTIYVDRKGIESTPASILETPLEASDFHLPDIGSSHRQNWLDCIRTGEKPVADVEIGARTAQVCQLANIGYWLRRPLKWNPKLEEFVDDAEANQLRSRENRAPWNNI; translated from the coding sequence ATGTCCTCGAGGAAACTTTCGAGCCGCCGCCATTTTCTCGCAGCTACTGCCGCGATTGCAGCTGCCCCCTATTTTTTTACAGCAGCGCACATTAAAGCCGACGACAAGCCCGCAGCGAGCGATCGCTTAACGGTCGGCTTCATTGGCATGGGGATGCAGAGCCGCGGTCACTTGCAATGGGCGCTCAATCATCCGCAAACAGAAGTCGTCGCGATTTGCGATGTTCACGATCTGCGGATGCAAGATGCCGTCGATAAGGCTACGAAACATAACGCCGAGAAAAACAAATCGGGGAGCGCCACACCGGTCGCTGCGTATCGCGATTTTCGCAAGCTCCTGGAGCGCGACGATATCGATGCCGTGGTGATTTCTACGCCCGATCACTGGCACGCGATTCCGGCGATTCTCGCCGCGCGATCGAAGAAGCATATCTACTGCGAAAAGCCTCTTTCGCTCACGATTGCCGAGTCGCGCGCCATGGTGACAGCAGCCCGTGAGAACAAAGTAGTTTTTCAAACAGGAAGCCAGCAGCGCACCGAGTTTGGTGGCCATTTTCGCAAAGCGGTGGAGTACATTCGGAGCGGTCGCATCGGCAAAGTGAAAACGGTTCGCATCGGCGTCGGTGCGGCAGCCAAGCCGTGCGATCTTCCCGAAGAACCAACGCCAGCGGGTGTTGACTGGGACATGTGGAATGGCCCCTCTCCCGCGCGAGGCTTTAATCAGATTCTCTGTCCACTCGACATTCACAGGCACTTCCCAGCATTTCGAAACTACAAGGAATATGCTGGTGGAATGCTTGCCGACATGGGAGCGCACCATTTCGATATCGCGCAGTGGGCGCTCAACAAAGACGATACAGGCCCCGTCGAAATTCATCCGCCCGAGCAAGGGGATACGGGACTTCGGTTTGTGTACGCCGATGGTGTGGAGATGTTCCACGGTGGTCCCAGCGGCTGCACCTTCGAGGGGACAGAAGGAACGATCTACGTAGATCGAAAGGGGATCGAATCGACCCCCGCATCGATTCTCGAAACTCCGCTGGAAGCGAGCGATTTTCACTTGCCGGACATTGGCAGCAGCCATCGTCAAAACTGGCTCGACTGCATTCGTACCGGCGAGAAACCGGTAGCTGACGTCGAGATCGGTGCGCGAACAGCGCAGGTGTGTCAGCTCGCGAACATCGGCTATTGGCTCCGCCGCCCGCTCAAGTGGAATCCGAAGCTCGAAGAGTTCGTCGACGATGCGGAAGCTAACCAGCTGCGGAGCCGCGAGAATCGTGCTCCGTGGAATAACATCTAG
- a CDS encoding STAS domain-containing protein translates to MKFRVDKEHGDVAYLHIEGQISQRSLSPVADPIKDLLGVEAYKKKVLLDLSGTSMVDSSGIGWMIMVNKRFKEHGGQMVLHSYTPLVANTFKLMRIDQVLHLCHSLQDADSLVTGGSK, encoded by the coding sequence ATGAAGTTTCGAGTAGACAAGGAGCATGGCGATGTGGCCTACCTGCACATCGAGGGACAAATCTCCCAGCGCTCGCTGAGTCCCGTGGCCGACCCGATTAAAGACCTGCTCGGCGTCGAAGCCTACAAGAAGAAAGTGCTGCTGGATCTTTCGGGAACTTCCATGGTCGATTCCAGCGGCATCGGCTGGATGATCATGGTCAACAAGCGCTTCAAAGAGCATGGGGGCCAGATGGTGCTCCACTCCTACACGCCGCTGGTGGCCAACACCTTCAAGCTCATGCGCATCGATCAAGTCTTACACCTTTGCCATTCGCTACAAGATGCCGATTCGCTGGTGACAGGAGGTTCCAAGTGA
- a CDS encoding GspE/PulE family protein — MSDTLEFQPVPLASMTPPDAIQYLVDEAASSQASDLFLFSEESVLTVAVKRMGSVEKIAVTSKEQGRQLIGYIKAMAGLDIAERRRPLEGRWIVEREAGKIDLRVNVIPTLYGEDVTARILDRKVGLRTIENLGMSTPDQDKLISLLASPSGLLLVTGPTGTGKTTTLYACLQHLSSGIAKINTLEDPIEYALPGIRQSQVNAKLGVDFAELLRNILRQSPDVIMIGEVRDESTANTAVRAANSGHLVLATLHAPIAAGAIQSMRALGTNPYFLSSGLLGVVAQRLVRKLCTHCRSAYDIAESPATFAEIRDLLLPGQGQMIYGPTGCENCRGQGYAGRAGVFEIMSMNRRLRHLLQTNASVEEIQKAAIADGMIEFQRSSMVKVAQGITSMEEILREFSAEYLGIES, encoded by the coding sequence GTGAGCGATACCCTTGAGTTTCAGCCGGTGCCACTCGCCAGCATGACACCTCCCGATGCGATTCAATACTTGGTCGACGAAGCGGCCAGTTCGCAGGCGAGCGACCTGTTTCTCTTCAGTGAAGAATCGGTCCTCACCGTCGCTGTGAAACGGATGGGAAGTGTCGAGAAGATCGCTGTCACTTCGAAAGAACAAGGACGACAGCTGATCGGCTATATCAAAGCGATGGCGGGTCTCGATATCGCCGAGCGTCGTCGACCACTCGAAGGGCGCTGGATCGTCGAGCGCGAAGCAGGAAAGATCGACCTGCGCGTGAACGTCATCCCGACCCTCTACGGCGAAGATGTTACGGCCCGTATTCTCGATCGCAAGGTGGGGCTCCGTACGATCGAAAACCTGGGGATGTCGACTCCCGATCAAGACAAACTCATCTCGCTCTTGGCGAGTCCCAGTGGTCTATTGCTGGTGACAGGTCCGACAGGAACCGGCAAAACCACCACGCTCTACGCCTGTTTGCAGCACCTCAGCAGCGGCATAGCGAAGATCAATACGCTCGAAGATCCGATCGAGTATGCGCTCCCTGGCATTCGTCAATCGCAAGTGAATGCCAAGCTGGGTGTCGACTTTGCCGAGCTGCTCCGAAACATCCTGCGGCAATCGCCCGACGTGATCATGATTGGCGAAGTGCGCGACGAATCGACCGCCAACACCGCCGTGCGCGCCGCTAACAGTGGTCACCTGGTGCTGGCGACCTTGCACGCGCCGATTGCTGCTGGCGCGATCCAGAGCATGCGTGCGCTCGGGACCAATCCTTACTTCCTATCGAGCGGTCTGCTCGGTGTGGTTGCGCAGCGTCTGGTGCGGAAGCTCTGCACTCATTGTCGTTCGGCTTACGACATTGCCGAGTCGCCCGCAACATTTGCCGAGATTCGCGATCTGTTGTTGCCGGGACAAGGGCAAATGATCTACGGCCCCACCGGCTGCGAAAATTGTCGCGGACAAGGCTACGCAGGTCGCGCGGGGGTTTTCGAGATCATGTCGATGAATCGTCGACTGCGGCATCTGCTGCAAACCAACGCCTCGGTGGAAGAGATTCAGAAAGCGGCGATTGCCGATGGCATGATCGAGTTCCAGCGCTCGTCGATGGTGAAGGTCGCCCAAGGGATCACCAGCATGGAAGAAATCCTCCGTGAATTCTCGGCCGAATATCTCGGCATCGAATCCTAA
- a CDS encoding PepSY-associated TM helix domain-containing protein: MNHPPKVPPPQLQVKRGQPLSSRFAAVVRWLHIYVSLLAFTSLVFFGITGITLNHPTWFGVEAQTVTEHEGELPQDWLPPVAAARGDEPADAEAGVDKLAIAEHLRATHSLRGAVSEFRVDEYECLVLFKGPGYSADVVAQRDSRKYRATVTQMGIVAIMNDLHKGRDTGASWSVVIDVVSILTVFLSITGLILIFYLKRKRFSGIVTTVVGTVLLVAIALWLIP, translated from the coding sequence GTGAACCACCCTCCGAAAGTTCCGCCGCCGCAATTGCAAGTGAAGAGAGGTCAGCCCCTTTCCAGTCGCTTTGCGGCCGTTGTGCGGTGGCTGCATATCTATGTCTCGCTGCTCGCCTTCACGTCACTTGTTTTCTTTGGGATTACAGGGATCACGCTGAACCATCCCACATGGTTCGGCGTCGAGGCACAGACAGTCACCGAGCACGAAGGTGAGCTCCCGCAGGATTGGCTTCCACCTGTCGCAGCCGCTCGTGGCGATGAACCTGCGGATGCTGAAGCGGGTGTCGATAAGCTCGCAATTGCTGAGCACCTACGTGCCACCCATTCCCTCCGTGGTGCGGTGAGTGAGTTTCGTGTCGATGAGTATGAATGTCTGGTTCTCTTCAAAGGTCCCGGCTACTCGGCCGATGTCGTAGCGCAACGCGACTCGAGAAAATATCGAGCCACCGTGACGCAAATGGGAATCGTCGCGATCATGAATGACTTGCACAAAGGTCGCGACACAGGGGCGTCGTGGTCGGTGGTGATTGATGTGGTTTCGATCCTCACTGTCTTCTTATCGATCACAGGTCTGATCCTGATCTTCTACCTCAAACGCAAACGCTTTTCGGGAATCGTGACGACGGTCGTCGGAACGGTGCTCCTCGTGGCGATCGCTCTTTGGCTCATTCCGTAG